A stretch of DNA from Spirochaetota bacterium:
GATCTCATGCGTAATCAGGACGGGAATCTCGGTGGTTCCAACGGCGCATACTTTTTGCGTGTGAGCGTTCCCAAGGGCGGCATGAGCATCGAAGGTGCTGTGGACGAAAAAGGGAACCCCGCTACGACTTTCATGGGAAAAAGCCTCGGGGAGGTCGATCAGGCATTACCGACAATGCTCCGATTCATCGATACCGAAGAAGCGACCCTCCGAAATATAATTTTTGATTGGGATCCGTGGATGTATTCTTCCGGCGTCGTCACGTCGGTGGATGGGAACCGCGTTACGGTGGCTATCCGTGCGGGGCATCCGCAGATAGACGGGATGAAGCCGTATAATCTCGGCGTCTACGATCCCGCGGCGAAGGCATATATTTCCGGGCGCATTTACACCCACGAGGGAAAATCACTCTGGCGTACGGGAAGTACTCCCGGAACGATGGTGCTGGATGATGAGCGTCTTGCCTCGCGGGTAAAGCCCGGGCTGTGGGTATTCTGGTTCTTAAGCTATTTCGCCGAAAGCGTCAACCTGCATGTATTTCGCGTCGGTAACCTCGTGGTAAGCAATGTATGGATGCATAGCGCCAACGGCTTCGGCGCGCAGGTACGGAATGTTCGCGACGCGTTCGTAGACGGTTTTCGCATCGTCCCGACGGAGGGGCGCATCGCCACGACAACACGCGATGGCTTTCGTTTCGCGTTAACGACCGGCGGCGATCTGCGCGTTACGCGCTGTCATTTCGAGGGCGTGCAGGACGATTGTCAGAGCGTGTACTCGACTCACCTCGTTGTCGATGCGATCACGGGACCGCGGAGCATTGTTACCCGTGATATGCGTACCGGTTCCGTAAAATCGGTGGGCGTCATCAAAGGATCTACGTGGGGATTTTATGGCCCCGACAAGTTACTCTCGCCGTTCCAGGCGATGGTGGAAACATTTTCATTCCATGCGGAATCGAACCGCTGGAGCATCTCTTTCAACGCTGACCTGCCGGCGTTCGCCGAACCCGGAGCGGTGATATGCAATATCAGCTGGGCCCCGCGCTCGTATACACTCACTGAAACCACGTTCGTGAACTGCAATGCGACGGGCAGCATCATACAGACGCATAATGTGTTCATATCGAACAATCATTATCGCAACATGATGGAGCCGGCGGTACTCATCGGCTCGGCGACATACGGCGAGGGGATGCCGACGCGGAATATACAGATAGTCAATAATCGATTTGAGAACTGCGGCGTGGTCGCCCGCTATGGACTGAATACCGCCATCGGCATGGGCCTTCTCGGGGATATCCGTGAGCGCACCCGCATCGAGAACGTGCTCATACAAAGCAATACGTTCCGCTCGCTCAAGAACGGCGGTATCCGCATAGGCGAAGCCGTCGATGTGGACGTGACCGGGAACGATCTCTCGGATTGCGCCGCGAACAATGCCGTGATAATAGCCAATGATCGCACGGATCGCATTCGGATACGTGATAATCGGACCGCCAAATAGCCGCATCCAAAAGGAGCATACGATGAACAGCACGAAAAAATACGAAGCGCTTCCTTTGACGAATGAAGTGAACCTCGGCGGCAAAACACCGATCTCAGTGGCAACCCCGCCGAAACCGCTGCTGCTGAGGAAAGACCTGGGGCTTCTCTGCGCGCCGGCGATAAACGGGACTGTCGTGTATCGCGCGAAGGGCAATGGAACGCTTTTTGAAACCCGCGCGACACGCACCCCCGGGGGCGATTACCTTCTTATGTTCCCGACGAATTCGCTTGACGGCAGCTTCAAAGAGCGTGTCTCGCATTACGGCGGCAGCAAAGAAAAGAGGAACGACCTCGTCGCGATGCGTTCAAGCGATAAAGGCAGGACCTGGAGCGAACCGACCGCCGCCTTCGACATCGATTACAATCAGCACGGTTTTATCCCGCTCATACCGAAGGAATCGAAACGTATCTATGCGTTCGGCACGCAGCCGGATTGGGGATCCTTTTCGGTGGAGCACGGACAGGGAGAGAATGCGCCCATCGGATACCGGTATTCCGATGACGACGGGCATCACTGGTCGGAAGTGCGTCTGATACGGCCGAAGAACGACCCCGATTTCCGCGGCATGTCGGTGATGCGCATGTGCGAGACGGATAGCGGCACATGGATTCTCGGTTCGCACGAAGGCGACTGGAGCTATAAGCCGCTCATGACGCGCCAATATATTCTGCGCTCCGACGACAAAGGGAAAACATGGACGGTATCACCGAGCCCGCGTCACGGAGGCTGGTGCGTTCCCGCGTTCAATCGCATGGATGAGGGCCGGCCCATCGCGCTCGGCGGGAGCAAGGCGCTCATACTGATACGCACCTGCGACGGGCATCTCTGGGAAGCGCGAAGCGATGATGACGGCGTAACGTGGTCGCAGCCGAAACCGACATCGCTCGTACATCCTGACGCGCCCCCGATGCTTTTTCATCTTACCGACGGGAAGACACTTATCGCATTCCATCACAACCGCCACTACGACGTCCGTTACGGCGGTTTGACCGGCGAGAACTCCGGCATGCATGACCGTGCGGAGCTTTGGTTCTCGCTCTCGACCGACGAGGGAAAGACCTGGAGCGAACCGCGATTCGTCCTCATGAACGCGGCGAAGCCGGATCTCGAGACCGCGTGGTTTAACTATCAGTGCTCGTACGCGGATATGTTCGCCGATGACGGCGTGTTGAATCTTTTCATACCGCATCGATGGCAGCAGGTGCTTCATCTTACGATCAACGAAAGTGATCTTGGTAAATTCCCGCTCCGTAGTGAAATAGAATGATCACCGACGAAAGGATATCTTCGGAGGATCCCTGCCATGAGCACATTGCCTGAAAAGCAGAATCTTTTCGAAGCCCGCACGAACGGCTATCATGTCTTCCGCATTCCCGGATTAGTGACGACGAAGACCGGTGCCGTTCTCGCGCACTGCGACGGACGCCTTGCGACGGGGGGGTATGGTCAACGGCGTTCTAGTCGATCAGGACTGGGCCCCCATCGATATTCTCATGCGCCGAAGCACGGATAACGGCGCGACCTGGGATGCGCCGCGTGTCATCGTCGATCACCGTACGTTCGAGTCAATGGGTGTGACACACGAAGGGGGGCACAGCACGATAAATAATTTCACAACGATAGCGGACAGGAGCGGTGCGGTGCATGCGCTTTTCTGCGTGAACTATGCGCGCTGTTATCATATGCGTTCTCTTGACGACGGTGTATCGTTCAGCGAAGTCGTCGATATCACGCACGCGTTCGAGGCGCTTCGCGCGAAATACGATTGGAACGTCATCGCGGTCGGTCCCGGGCACGGCATTCAATTATCGGGGGGGCGGCTCATCGCATCGGTCTGGCTTTCCACCGGCGGGAAGCATCATCGCCCGTCCGCCGTAGCGAGCATCGTTTCCGACGACGGCGGGGCATCGTGGCAGTGCGGCGATATCGTCGGATTGCACGGCGGGGAGTTCATCAATCCGAGTGAAACGGTGCTTGCGGAGCTCAGCGATGGCCGCGTATATTTTAATATCCGAAGCGAATCGGTCAGGCACAGACGCCTTGTATCAATAAGCCCGAATGGCACATCGAAATGGACTTCACCCGTATTCGACGATGCGCTGATAGACCCGGTATGCATGGGCTCTATCATTCGTGTGTCCGGAGATCGTCCGCGTATCGTGTTCGCGTGCCCCGCCCCGCATGATCTATCACAGCAATGGTACGGCTGCCTGTATGAGCGTGAAAATCTCACCCTGTACATGAGCTCGGACGATTGCAGAACGTGGGGGGCGAAACGAACGCTTGAAAAAGGATATGCCGGCTACAGCGACCTTGCGTATACGAATGACGGCCATATACTCTGCTTCTATGAATGTGATCGTGTCGATGGGCGGCTGGCCGATGACAGATATTGTACGCTTGCGCGGTTCTCTCCGGAATGGATCGATGGAACGAACGATGTATAACGATGTGACTTGCACAATGAGGACAAAACGGATTTCTCTTTCATTCCTTCTGATCTGCGCGTGTGCCATGGCAACAATATATGCTCAGGATACATCCATGAATTCGAAGATCGCAATTGTTCCGGGTGACGAGAACAGGTATGCGCTTACTCTATTTGAAGAGGGGATGCCGGTCCGGATACGGTTCACTGCCGGGGGAGCCGCAGCGGCAGTTCGGTGCGCGGTCAGCGATTTCTGGGGAACGGTCGTGTGGAAAAGCGATGCACCTGTCGTGAATGGCATGGTGATCATCGCCCCCGAGATTCGCAACACAGGATGGTATCGCATCGACATAACTTCACCGCAAGGCGAAGCCTTCGTCTTCGATGTTACCACAACCGCGACGAACGGTCTTTTCTCCGGAAAGACCCCGGCAGACAATGAACAATGCATGACATTCGCAATAATGCCGCGCCCCGTAGCGGGGAAGGGACTTATTTCAATACACACCGGTATAACGGTATTCGGTGAAGAACGGTATGCCGCGCTGATCGAAGCGCTGCGGCTGACCCATGCGCCATGGGCGAGGGAGGGCTTTTCCTGGTCGAAAATGCAGGCGAAACCGGAAAAGACAGAATGGAAAATGAATGTGAACGGTTCGGTATGGGATTGGGATAAAAGTATTGCGCGGATCGCGGATGAAAATGTACGGATATCGGTCTATAACCATTCATCCCCGGCATGGTCGCGTCCGACAACGGTGCAGAATACGGATACGCAGCTTCCGGATGATCTGTTCTCCGCATACCGATTCATGAAAGAGGCTGCCGATCGTTTTGAAGGGATTGTTCCCGCCTGGGAATTGTGGAATGAGCCGGATATATCGCATTTTTCGAAAAGCACGCCCGATCAGTATGCCGCCTTCCTCAAAGCGAGTGCGCTCGGTCTTATGGCGGCGAAAAAGCGGCCGCTCGTATTGAACGGTGCGTTCGCCCGAGATGTCAGCCGCGGATACATCGCGCTCATGCTCGATAACGGCGTCGTGCCGTACATCGATCGATACAATTTCCACACCTATTCGCCGCTTGAAAAGAACGTTTTCGCGGAGAGCGTCGATGCGCACCTTGACCTTCTCCGTGATCGCGCGATAGACATGCCGGTATGGATAACGGAAACGGGGCGGGCATATTCCCGGGGCATATCGCCGCCGTTCAACGATGCGACACGCATGCAGGTCGATTATCTCATGCGCGCATCGACAATAGCGTTCGCGCGCGGTATCGATGAATTCTTCTGGTTCCTGCTCCGCCCGTTTTATTCTCCCGCGAGTAAAGGAATAGTACAGTTCGGACTGCTTCGAAAAGATCTCACGCCCTATCCGGTGTATGTATCCCTCGCGGTATACAACACGGTCATGGCCGGGGCGGAATATGCCGGTGTCTCCCGGCATGGTGACGCTGAAATTCATGTTTTTCAAACACCGCGCGGCCGGAATGCCGTCGCATGGAGTATATCCGGCAAAGAGGAAATCCTCTTGCCTGGAAAGCGACCGAACGCGCTCGACGCTATGGGCGGTGTTGTTCCGGCAACCGCCTTCGGTACGGAGTGGCGAATTCCGCTGAAGAAAGGGCTGGCCGTTTTTGTAACGAACCTCGATTCAGAGCTTACCGTATCGACGCCCGAGAACCGGTATCGATCCGCGGAAAGGAAAAGTGAAAGTACCGATGATCTCTCCATTGTGCTCGCACTTCGCGTACATTCGAACGCTATCGCCGACGACTCGTCGACTCCTTCGAAGAACTGGGACGGACTTGCAACCGGCTGGGCGCCGCTCGGGTATGTGTGCAAACGAGGTGAACGCTTTGAAGCGATGCTCGAGGTTTATAATTTCGGCGAGAAAAAAACCGTACCGCTCCGTACGACAGCGAGAGGCGTTATTGTTTCTACTGCAGATACGATATCGGTAGAAGCCATGGCTATGAGACAGATACCCCTTACTATCGATGTGCCGGCTGATCATGCGAGCAATACCGCTGATGTTCGGATTGACGGAATTGCGAAAAAAAAGACAACACCGCTTGCCTTTAGAATATTCATAAAGTAGGTCTACCCATGAACAGGCATGAAGGATCGCAGTACCTTCGCTATGATGTCGTCGTCGTTGGGGCTGGCCCCGCCGGTTTAACAGCCGCAATTGCCGCTGCGCGCGAAGGATCATCCGTGCTTCTCGTCGAGAGGTCTAGTCAAGTCGGTGGAATGGGGACAGCGGGACTCGTATCGCATTGGCTGGGCGGGCGATGCATAGATACATCGC
This window harbors:
- a CDS encoding right-handed parallel beta-helix repeat-containing protein, producing the protein MRSLYIYFLLILAGLPFTQLFGGGTVDVRQFGAIPGDGKDDAVAIRTAIASAISNGIGVVRFEAGRYDLMRNQDGNLGGSNGAYFLRVSVPKGGMSIEGAVDEKGNPATTFMGKSLGEVDQALPTMLRFIDTEEATLRNIIFDWDPWMYSSGVVTSVDGNRVTVAIRAGHPQIDGMKPYNLGVYDPAAKAYISGRIYTHEGKSLWRTGSTPGTMVLDDERLASRVKPGLWVFWFLSYFAESVNLHVFRVGNLVVSNVWMHSANGFGAQVRNVRDAFVDGFRIVPTEGRIATTTRDGFRFALTTGGDLRVTRCHFEGVQDDCQSVYSTHLVVDAITGPRSIVTRDMRTGSVKSVGVIKGSTWGFYGPDKLLSPFQAMVETFSFHAESNRWSISFNADLPAFAEPGAVICNISWAPRSYTLTETTFVNCNATGSIIQTHNVFISNNHYRNMMEPAVLIGSATYGEGMPTRNIQIVNNRFENCGVVARYGLNTAIGMGLLGDIRERTRIENVLIQSNTFRSLKNGGIRIGEAVDVDVTGNDLSDCAANNAVIIANDRTDRIRIRDNRTAK
- a CDS encoding sialidase family protein, yielding MNSTKKYEALPLTNEVNLGGKTPISVATPPKPLLLRKDLGLLCAPAINGTVVYRAKGNGTLFETRATRTPGGDYLLMFPTNSLDGSFKERVSHYGGSKEKRNDLVAMRSSDKGRTWSEPTAAFDIDYNQHGFIPLIPKESKRIYAFGTQPDWGSFSVEHGQGENAPIGYRYSDDDGHHWSEVRLIRPKNDPDFRGMSVMRMCETDSGTWILGSHEGDWSYKPLMTRQYILRSDDKGKTWTVSPSPRHGGWCVPAFNRMDEGRPIALGGSKALILIRTCDGHLWEARSDDDGVTWSQPKPTSLVHPDAPPMLFHLTDGKTLIAFHHNRHYDVRYGGLTGENSGMHDRAELWFSLSTDEGKTWSEPRFVLMNAAKPDLETAWFNYQCSYADMFADDGVLNLFIPHRWQQVLHLTINESDLGKFPLRSEIE
- a CDS encoding sialidase family protein, which codes for MVNGVLVDQDWAPIDILMRRSTDNGATWDAPRVIVDHRTFESMGVTHEGGHSTINNFTTIADRSGAVHALFCVNYARCYHMRSLDDGVSFSEVVDITHAFEALRAKYDWNVIAVGPGHGIQLSGGRLIASVWLSTGGKHHRPSAVASIVSDDGGASWQCGDIVGLHGGEFINPSETVLAELSDGRVYFNIRSESVRHRRLVSISPNGTSKWTSPVFDDALIDPVCMGSIIRVSGDRPRIVFACPAPHDLSQQWYGCLYERENLTLYMSSDDCRTWGAKRTLEKGYAGYSDLAYTNDGHILCFYECDRVDGRLADDRYCTLARFSPEWIDGTNDV